The following proteins come from a genomic window of Oricola thermophila:
- a CDS encoding M23 family metallopeptidase, translated as MASKHQAGGYLRDIEIGNEPPLVGGGRKRAPDRREVSLRWLGGTTLTGLTSTLLMGAALFAALDGRELLATPAEVATSEELGTLHAGDLAVKGSRVIKVRAPRAQPTDRRRMNVSTVTRVGDSEVIRTRPFEQVKIALAAARKTDRAYPAFNPLNIYSDGTGPEVAADDSQSIIYGASVETEVAIRVADFDFETDIASGAALLSDDEAENIVRSTAAILTDGSVQLASLHYVDPLRFGIDDPGLAAGLGLAAPARIIPQNMSVAARRNGGDADHPVFEEDLIEVNAREEIADVLEATGYGLSSSMAEAIETLLKTRTLKPGYAIRLGLQNVGDREEIVRASVYYGSTHQLTIALNDRRQYVPAPEPVDPGIMTARGGENAAPVIVSRDLPSVYDAIYRSVLSYDLPERMAAQIVRMVAADVDFRSPVRPTDRLELFFSVPEDDAAAEQERELLFVEANFGGTTRSFYRFRASDGTVDYFDEEGRSARQFLLRKPVPNGVFRSPFGKRRHPILGYTRMHWGVDWAAPRGTPIIAPGDGTVVKAGWSNGYGKQTVIRHANGYETSYSHQTAFAKGIKPGVRVRQGQVIGYVGSTGLSTGPHLHYEMKVNGTRVDPMRVRLPNGKVLEGEDLAAFERERDRINALLGKDDGTVVARADG; from the coding sequence ATGGCATCCAAACACCAGGCCGGTGGCTACCTCCGGGACATCGAGATCGGGAACGAGCCGCCCCTCGTCGGGGGAGGACGCAAGCGCGCGCCCGATCGCCGCGAGGTTTCCCTGCGCTGGCTCGGCGGCACCACCCTGACCGGTCTGACCTCGACCCTCCTGATGGGCGCCGCCCTGTTCGCCGCCCTCGACGGTCGCGAGCTGCTGGCCACGCCGGCCGAGGTCGCGACATCCGAGGAACTCGGGACGCTCCATGCCGGGGATCTCGCGGTCAAGGGCTCGCGCGTCATCAAGGTCCGCGCGCCGCGCGCCCAGCCGACCGACCGGCGGCGCATGAACGTGTCCACGGTCACGCGTGTCGGCGACAGCGAGGTCATCCGCACCCGGCCCTTCGAGCAGGTCAAGATCGCGCTGGCCGCGGCCCGCAAGACGGACCGCGCCTATCCCGCCTTCAACCCGCTCAACATCTATTCCGACGGAACCGGGCCGGAGGTCGCCGCGGACGATTCGCAGAGCATCATCTACGGCGCCAGCGTCGAGACGGAGGTGGCCATCCGGGTCGCCGACTTCGATTTCGAGACGGACATCGCCTCCGGTGCGGCCTTGCTGTCGGACGACGAGGCCGAGAACATCGTCCGGTCCACCGCCGCGATCCTCACCGACGGCTCCGTTCAGCTCGCCTCTCTCCACTATGTGGACCCGCTCCGCTTCGGCATCGACGATCCCGGACTGGCCGCCGGCCTCGGCCTGGCCGCGCCGGCGCGGATCATTCCGCAGAACATGTCGGTGGCCGCGCGCCGGAATGGCGGCGACGCTGACCATCCGGTCTTCGAGGAGGACCTGATCGAGGTCAACGCCAGAGAGGAGATCGCCGACGTGCTCGAGGCAACGGGCTACGGCCTGTCCTCCTCCATGGCCGAGGCCATCGAGACGCTGCTGAAGACAAGGACGCTGAAGCCGGGCTACGCGATCCGGCTGGGGCTGCAGAATGTGGGCGACCGCGAGGAGATCGTCCGCGCATCGGTCTATTACGGTTCCACCCACCAGCTCACCATCGCGCTCAACGACCGCCGCCAGTACGTTCCCGCGCCGGAACCGGTCGATCCGGGCATCATGACCGCGCGCGGCGGCGAGAACGCCGCGCCGGTGATCGTCAGTCGCGACCTGCCCTCCGTGTATGACGCGATCTACCGCTCGGTGCTGTCCTACGACCTGCCGGAGCGGATGGCGGCACAGATCGTGCGCATGGTCGCCGCCGATGTCGACTTCCGCTCCCCGGTCAGGCCGACGGACCGGCTTGAGCTGTTCTTCTCGGTGCCCGAGGACGATGCCGCCGCCGAGCAGGAGCGCGAGCTTCTTTTCGTCGAGGCGAATTTCGGCGGCACGACGCGCAGCTTCTACCGCTTCCGCGCCTCGGACGGCACGGTCGACTATTTCGACGAGGAGGGCCGCAGCGCCCGCCAGTTCCTGCTGCGCAAGCCGGTGCCCAACGGCGTGTTCCGCTCGCCCTTCGGCAAGCGGCGCCACCCGATCCTCGGCTACACGCGCATGCACTGGGGCGTCGACTGGGCGGCGCCGCGCGGCACGCCGATCATCGCGCCGGGCGACGGCACGGTCGTCAAGGCCGGCTGGTCGAACGGCTACGGCAAGCAGACCGTCATCCGCCATGCCAATGGCTACGAGACCTCGTACTCGCACCAGACGGCCTTCGCCAAGGGCATCAAGCCCGGCGTCAGGGTCCGCCAGGGCCAGGTCATCGGCTATGTCGGCTCGACCGGCCTGTCGACGGGACCGCACCTGCACTACGAGATGAAGGTCAACGGCACGCGGGTCGACCCGATGCGCGTGCGTCTGCCCAACGGCAAGGTGCTGGAAGGCGAGGACCTTGCCGCCTTCGAGCGCGAGCGCGACCGCATCAACGCCCTGCTCGGCAAGGACGACGGCACCGTGGTGGCCCGCGCCGACGGCTGA
- a CDS encoding LytTR family DNA-binding domain-containing protein — protein MRFGWKRKTITLGTLVVIGTMTGPFGTFTDLTLLNRFVYWLVACAACSFFMNIGIYLALTHPQIGRFSALLGMVAAVLLAAMPGTLVVMVLEFLFRATTLTPAFAFKVWAFISVIGLAVAQVDYMLFRAEADRSGTVPAADGTEASAPDRPECAFFRNLRPGVGRDLVSLSMHDHYLEVVTASGRDMILKRMRDAVSELDGYPGLRIHRSHWVALDAVVDIERESGGVRAVLGDGRRLPVSRAKVSELREVLSMRDGRAISG, from the coding sequence ATGAGGTTCGGCTGGAAGCGCAAGACGATCACGCTGGGAACGCTCGTTGTCATCGGCACGATGACGGGCCCTTTCGGTACTTTCACGGACCTGACGCTGCTGAACCGGTTCGTCTACTGGCTTGTCGCCTGCGCCGCATGCAGTTTCTTCATGAATATCGGGATATATCTTGCGCTGACGCATCCCCAGATCGGCAGGTTCTCCGCGCTTCTGGGCATGGTGGCGGCGGTGCTGCTCGCCGCCATGCCGGGCACGCTTGTGGTGATGGTGCTGGAGTTCCTCTTCCGCGCCACCACCCTCACGCCGGCCTTCGCGTTCAAGGTGTGGGCCTTCATCAGCGTCATCGGCCTGGCGGTGGCGCAGGTCGACTACATGCTCTTCCGCGCGGAGGCGGACAGGTCCGGAACCGTTCCTGCCGCCGACGGCACGGAGGCCTCCGCGCCCGACCGCCCGGAATGCGCGTTTTTCCGCAACCTGCGACCCGGCGTCGGCCGGGATCTGGTGTCACTTTCGATGCATGATCACTATCTCGAGGTTGTCACGGCATCCGGCCGGGACATGATCCTCAAGCGAATGCGGGATGCGGTCAGCGAGCTTGATGGCTATCCAGGTCTGCGGATTCATCGTTCTCACTGGGTTGCGCTGGATGCGGTGGTGGATATCGAGCGGGAGAGCGGGGGCGTTCGTGCGGTTCTTGGTGACGGTCGTCGATTGCCGGTGAGCCGGGCGAAGGTGTCGGAGCTTCGGGAAGTGCTGTCGATGCGCGATGGACGCGCCATTTCTGGCTGA
- the hpaI gene encoding 4-hydroxy-2-oxoheptanedioate aldolase has product MPAPVNEFKAALSRGERQVGCWLGLADAYAAEIMGTAGFDWLLIDGEHAPNDLRSILAQLQALEASPSHSVVRLPIGETWMIKQVLDLGAQNILVPMVESGEQAAALVKAVRYPPRGVRGVGSALARASRFSGISDYLTTADDEICLLVQVENRAGMAALDDILAVEGIDGVFIGPADLAADMGHIGKPGTPEVQEAIAVAIGRIHAAGRASGILATDPAAIDTYAALGVTFIAVGIDVVLLAGAARKLAKQYGAEKK; this is encoded by the coding sequence ATGCCCGCACCCGTAAACGAGTTCAAGGCCGCCCTGTCGCGCGGCGAACGCCAGGTCGGCTGCTGGCTCGGCCTTGCCGACGCCTATGCGGCGGAGATCATGGGCACCGCCGGTTTCGACTGGCTGCTGATCGACGGCGAGCACGCGCCAAACGACCTGCGCTCCATCCTCGCCCAGCTGCAGGCGCTCGAGGCGTCACCGTCCCATTCCGTCGTCCGCCTGCCGATCGGCGAGACCTGGATGATCAAGCAGGTGCTCGATCTCGGCGCGCAGAACATCCTGGTGCCGATGGTCGAAAGCGGCGAACAGGCCGCCGCGCTGGTGAAGGCGGTGCGGTATCCGCCGAGGGGCGTGCGCGGCGTCGGTTCGGCGCTTGCCCGCGCGTCGAGATTCTCCGGCATCTCCGACTATCTCACCACCGCCGACGACGAGATATGTCTGCTGGTGCAGGTGGAGAACCGGGCCGGCATGGCCGCCCTGGACGATATCCTGGCGGTCGAGGGGATCGACGGCGTCTTCATCGGACCGGCGGATCTCGCCGCCGACATGGGACACATCGGCAAGCCCGGCACGCCGGAGGTCCAGGAAGCGATAGCGGTTGCAATCGGTCGCATCCACGCTGCCGGCAGGGCGTCGGGAATACTGGCGACGGATCCCGCAGCCATCGACACCTATGCTGCACTGGGCGTCACCTTCATCGCCGTGGGTATAGACGTCGTGCTCCTCGCCGGCGCGGCACGGAAACTCGCGAAGCAGTATGGCGCGGAAAAAAAGTAG
- the hpaH gene encoding 2-oxo-hept-4-ene-1,7-dioate hydratase, translating into MTLSESEIEQAAEELFRADQNRRQIGLLTLRHPSMTMDEAYAVQAALVRRKLDAGRKVIGWKIGLTSRAMQSALNIDIPDSGVLLDDMAFDNGATVPAGRFIQPRIEAEIAFVMKAPLAGANVTREEVIAATDHVAPSLEILDTRILRADPETGRARAICDTISDNAANAGIVLGDERHPVDAFDLRWVGAIVSRNGEVEETGLGAGVLDNPVTGIVWLARRMAGYGQRIEPGQVVLSGSFIRPVECPPGSKIHADFGAFGTVSCNFA; encoded by the coding sequence ATGACGCTCAGCGAATCCGAGATCGAGCAGGCGGCCGAGGAACTCTTCCGGGCCGACCAGAACCGCCGCCAGATCGGCCTCCTGACTCTTCGCCACCCATCCATGACGATGGACGAGGCCTATGCCGTGCAGGCGGCGCTCGTCCGCCGCAAGCTGGACGCCGGCCGCAAGGTGATCGGCTGGAAGATCGGCCTGACCTCCAGGGCGATGCAGTCCGCCTTGAACATCGACATTCCCGACAGCGGCGTGCTGCTCGACGACATGGCCTTCGACAACGGCGCGACCGTGCCCGCCGGCCGCTTCATCCAGCCGCGCATCGAGGCCGAGATTGCCTTCGTCATGAAGGCCCCGCTCGCCGGGGCGAATGTCACCCGCGAGGAGGTGATCGCCGCGACGGATCATGTCGCGCCGTCGCTGGAGATCCTCGACACCCGCATCCTGCGCGCCGATCCCGAGACCGGCCGCGCGCGCGCCATCTGCGACACCATTTCCGACAACGCCGCCAATGCCGGCATCGTTCTGGGCGATGAAAGGCATCCCGTCGACGCCTTCGACCTGCGCTGGGTCGGTGCCATCGTTTCGCGCAATGGCGAGGTGGAGGAAACCGGACTCGGCGCCGGCGTCCTCGACAACCCGGTAACCGGCATCGTCTGGCTGGCCCGCCGCATGGCCGGTTACGGCCAGCGCATCGAGCCCGGCCAGGTCGTCCTGTCCGGATCCTTTATCCGCCCGGTCGAATGCCCGCCGGGCTCGAAGATCCACGCCGATTTCGGCGCCTTCGGAACCGTTTCCTGCAATTTCGCTTGA
- a CDS encoding fumarylacetoacetate hydrolase family protein, whose product MTDRIATFSAAGESFYGVVADGGMIALSPDFPQWPTLREVVEAGALEQLVEAAKGRPVTHPDASFQYEIPVPAPEKIICVGVNFPDRNAEYKDGKDAPENMSLFVRFPRSFTGHDRPLIRPKASDKLDYEGEIAVVIGKGGRHIPDDEALGHIAALTLCNEGTLRDWVRHAKFNVTQGKNFDSSGAMGPWLVPFRDPAQIIDVRLTTRVNGEVRQDDRTGRMMFPVARQIAYISTFTTLLPGDIIVTGTPTGAGARLDPPVFLEPGDLVEIEAEGIGVLRNGVADET is encoded by the coding sequence ATGACTGACCGCATCGCCACGTTTTCCGCCGCCGGAGAATCCTTCTACGGCGTCGTCGCCGATGGCGGCATGATCGCCCTGTCGCCGGACTTCCCGCAATGGCCGACACTGCGCGAAGTGGTCGAGGCCGGCGCGCTGGAACAGCTTGTCGAGGCCGCGAAGGGCCGCCCGGTCACCCACCCGGACGCAAGCTTCCAATACGAGATCCCGGTGCCCGCGCCGGAGAAGATCATCTGCGTCGGTGTCAATTTCCCCGATCGCAATGCCGAGTACAAGGACGGCAAGGACGCGCCGGAGAACATGTCGCTCTTTGTCCGCTTCCCGCGCTCCTTCACCGGCCATGACCGGCCGCTGATCCGCCCGAAGGCGTCCGACAAGCTCGACTACGAGGGCGAGATCGCAGTGGTGATCGGCAAGGGCGGCCGCCATATCCCCGACGACGAGGCGCTCGGCCACATCGCCGCACTGACCCTTTGCAACGAGGGCACGCTGCGCGACTGGGTGCGACACGCCAAGTTCAACGTCACCCAGGGCAAGAATTTCGACAGCTCGGGCGCCATGGGCCCCTGGCTGGTACCGTTCCGGGATCCCGCCCAGATCATCGACGTGCGCCTGACCACCCGCGTCAACGGCGAGGTCCGGCAGGATGACCGCACAGGCCGGATGATGTTTCCCGTCGCCCGCCAGATCGCCTACATCTCCACTTTCACCACCCTTCTGCCCGGTGATATCATCGTCACCGGCACGCCGACCGGAGCCGGTGCGCGCCTCGATCCGCCGGTCTTCCTCGAACCCGGCGACTTGGTCGAGATCGAGGCGGAAGGAATCGGCGTCTTGAGAAACGGCGTGGCGGACGAGACATGA
- the hpaD gene encoding 3,4-dihydroxyphenylacetate 2,3-dioxygenase, with protein MPIPAPVLYPPFNIVRLSHVELVVTDLAKSRAFYVDTLGLQVTDETPDTIWLRAMEERGHHCIVLREGETAVARDLGFKVFSEEDLDKAAHFFKSRDLPVEWVERPWQSRTFRTRDPHGIPLEFYARMDRLPPIHQKYELYRGVKPLRIDHFNCFSPNVDESVAFYNEIGFRVTEYTEDEETGRLWAAWTHRKGGVHDLAFTNGRGPRLHHTAFWVPTPLNIIDLLDLMATTGWVSNIERGPGRHGISNAFFLYIRDPDNHRIEIYCSDYQTVDPDLEPIKWDLKDPQRQTLWGAPAPRSWFEEGSLFEGTDIVEPSLAAQPIVAP; from the coding sequence ATGCCGATACCCGCACCGGTCCTTTACCCGCCCTTCAATATCGTCCGCCTGTCCCATGTGGAGCTCGTGGTAACCGATCTGGCGAAGAGCCGTGCCTTCTATGTCGATACGCTCGGCCTGCAGGTTACCGACGAGACGCCGGACACCATCTGGCTGCGAGCCATGGAGGAGCGCGGCCACCACTGCATCGTGCTGCGCGAGGGCGAGACGGCGGTTGCCCGCGATCTCGGCTTCAAGGTGTTCAGCGAAGAGGATCTCGACAAGGCGGCACACTTCTTCAAATCCAGGGACCTGCCGGTCGAATGGGTCGAGCGCCCCTGGCAGTCGCGCACCTTCCGCACCCGCGATCCGCACGGCATCCCGCTGGAATTCTACGCCCGCATGGACCGCCTGCCGCCGATCCACCAGAAATACGAACTCTATCGCGGCGTGAAACCGCTGCGCATCGACCACTTCAACTGCTTCTCGCCGAATGTCGACGAATCCGTCGCCTTCTACAACGAGATCGGTTTTCGCGTGACCGAGTACACCGAGGACGAGGAAACCGGCCGGCTCTGGGCGGCATGGACGCACCGCAAGGGCGGCGTCCACGACCTCGCCTTCACCAACGGCCGCGGCCCGCGCCTGCACCACACCGCCTTCTGGGTTCCCACCCCGCTCAACATCATCGACCTGCTCGACCTGATGGCAACGACCGGCTGGGTTTCGAACATCGAGCGCGGCCCGGGCCGGCACGGCATCTCCAACGCCTTCTTCCTTTACATCCGCGATCCCGACAACCACCGCATCGAGATCTACTGCTCCGATTACCAGACGGTCGATCCGGACCTGGAGCCGATCAAGTGGGACCTCAAGGACCCCCAGCGCCAGACCCTGTGGGGCGCGCCTGCGCCGCGCTCATGGTTCGAGGAAGGAAGCCTGTTCGAGGGCACGGACATCGTCGAGCCGAGCCTCGCCGCCCAGCCCATTGTCGCGCCCTGA
- the hpaD gene encoding 3,4-dihydroxyphenylacetate 2,3-dioxygenase — protein MGEIVLAAKVTHVPTMLMSEQPGRLHGCRQPAIDGHLEIARRARELGADTAVVCDTHWLVNAGYHINANHRFRGLYTSNEFPQFIQDLEFDFEGNAALGDAIAEKAMAKDVYTLSHQIDSLELEYGTIVPMHFMSRVADFRVVSIAAYCTVHSFETSRRIGEAIREAVEESNSKVLLLASGSLSHRIWPNDEYEANNGTFTISSEFNRQVDLHVLDMWQRGDWAAFVKMLPEYADYCCGEGSMHDTVMLLGALGWDGYKGRGEVVTEYFPSSGTGQTNVIFPVV, from the coding sequence ATGGGTGAAATCGTACTGGCCGCCAAGGTGACGCATGTTCCGACCATGCTGATGTCGGAGCAGCCCGGACGCCTGCACGGCTGTCGCCAGCCCGCCATCGACGGCCATCTCGAGATCGCCCGGCGCGCAAGGGAGCTCGGCGCCGACACGGCTGTGGTCTGCGACACCCACTGGCTGGTCAATGCCGGCTACCACATCAATGCCAACCACCGCTTCCGGGGCCTCTACACCTCCAACGAGTTCCCGCAATTCATCCAGGATCTCGAGTTCGATTTCGAGGGCAACGCTGCGCTCGGCGATGCGATCGCCGAGAAGGCGATGGCGAAGGACGTCTACACGCTCTCGCACCAGATCGACTCGCTGGAACTGGAATACGGTACCATCGTGCCGATGCATTTCATGAGCCGGGTCGCCGACTTCCGCGTCGTCTCCATCGCCGCGTACTGCACCGTGCACAGCTTCGAAACCTCGCGCCGGATCGGCGAGGCGATCCGCGAGGCGGTGGAGGAAAGCAACTCGAAGGTCCTTCTGCTTGCCTCCGGTTCCCTGTCCCACAGGATCTGGCCGAACGACGAATACGAGGCCAACAACGGCACCTTCACCATCTCGTCCGAGTTCAACCGCCAGGTTGATCTCCACGTGCTCGACATGTGGCAGCGCGGCGACTGGGCCGCCTTCGTGAAGATGCTTCCCGAATATGCCGACTATTGCTGCGGCGAGGGCTCCATGCACGACACCGTCATGCTGCTCGGTGCGCTCGGCTGGGACGGCTACAAGGGAAGGGGCGAGGTCGTGACCGAATATTTCCCGAGCTCCGGCACGGGCCAGACAAACGTTATATTCCCCGTCGTCTGA
- the hpaE gene encoding 5-carboxymethyl-2-hydroxymuconate semialdehyde dehydrogenase, translating into MSTLEKNLEKLDACIARFRADGVLNHIGGESRPAASGATFDNHSPVDESFICKVAKSGAEDVDAAAKAAKAAFPAWRDFDAVSRKKILHAIADGIIERADEIAIAECWDTGQAHRFMSKAALRGAENFRFFADRAPSARDGQSLPSPTLMNVTTRVPIGPVGVITPWNTPFMLSTWKIAPALAAGCTVVHKPAEFSPVTARILMEIAEEAGLPAGVWNLVNGFGEDAGKALTEHPDIRAIAFVGESKTGSMIMKQGADTLKRVHFELGGKNPVIVFDDADLDRALDAAIFMIYSLNGERCTSSSRLLVQETVAEEFLAKLVERVNRIRVGHPLDPETEIGPLIHKTHFDKVTSYFDVARAEGATIAAGGEAVDGKGWFVRPTLFTGARPDMRIAQEEIFGPVLTAITFGEEDEALEIANGVQYGLTGYVWTNDLTRALRFTDKLEAGMIWVNSENVRHLPTPFGGVKASGIGRDGGDWSFEFYMEQKHIGFATGRHRIPQLGK; encoded by the coding sequence TTGTCTACTCTCGAAAAGAACCTCGAAAAGCTCGACGCCTGTATCGCCCGCTTCCGCGCGGACGGCGTTCTCAATCACATCGGCGGCGAGAGCCGCCCTGCCGCCTCCGGCGCCACCTTCGACAACCATTCCCCGGTCGACGAGAGCTTCATCTGCAAGGTCGCGAAAAGCGGCGCGGAAGATGTCGACGCGGCGGCGAAGGCGGCAAAGGCGGCCTTCCCGGCCTGGCGCGATTTCGATGCCGTCAGCCGCAAGAAGATCCTGCACGCCATCGCCGACGGGATTATCGAGCGCGCCGACGAAATCGCCATTGCCGAATGCTGGGACACCGGCCAGGCCCACCGTTTCATGTCCAAGGCGGCCTTGCGCGGAGCGGAGAACTTCCGCTTTTTCGCCGACCGCGCCCCGTCCGCGCGCGACGGCCAGTCCCTGCCGTCCCCGACACTGATGAACGTGACCACCCGCGTCCCGATCGGCCCCGTCGGCGTCATAACCCCGTGGAACACGCCCTTCATGCTGTCGACCTGGAAGATCGCCCCGGCGCTCGCCGCCGGCTGCACGGTCGTCCACAAGCCTGCCGAGTTCTCGCCGGTGACCGCGCGAATACTGATGGAGATCGCCGAGGAGGCCGGCCTTCCCGCCGGTGTCTGGAATCTCGTCAACGGCTTCGGCGAGGATGCGGGCAAGGCCCTTACCGAGCATCCCGACATCCGGGCCATTGCCTTCGTCGGTGAGTCGAAGACCGGCTCGATGATCATGAAACAGGGTGCAGACACCCTCAAGCGGGTCCATTTCGAGCTTGGCGGCAAGAACCCGGTTATCGTCTTCGACGATGCCGATCTCGACCGCGCGCTCGATGCGGCGATCTTCATGATCTACTCGCTCAATGGCGAGCGCTGCACCTCCTCCTCGCGCCTGCTTGTCCAGGAAACGGTTGCGGAAGAATTCCTGGCGAAGCTGGTTGAGCGCGTGAACCGCATACGCGTCGGCCACCCGCTTGATCCCGAGACCGAGATCGGCCCGCTGATCCACAAGACCCATTTCGACAAGGTGACATCCTATTTCGACGTGGCACGCGCGGAGGGCGCGACGATCGCCGCCGGCGGCGAGGCAGTGGACGGCAAGGGCTGGTTCGTCAGGCCGACCCTGTTCACCGGCGCACGACCTGACATGCGCATTGCCCAGGAGGAGATCTTCGGCCCGGTCCTGACGGCCATCACCTTCGGGGAAGAGGACGAGGCGCTCGAGATCGCCAATGGCGTGCAATACGGTCTGACCGGCTATGTCTGGACCAACGACCTGACCCGGGCGCTGCGTTTCACCGACAAGCTCGAGGCCGGCATGATCTGGGTGAACTCGGAAAACGTCCGCCACCTGCCGACGCCCTTCGGCGGGGTCAAGGCCAGCGGCATCGGGCGCGACGGCGGTGACTGGTCCTTCGAATTCTACATGGAGCAGAAGCACATCGGGTTCGCCACCGGACGGCACCGCATTCCGCAGCTCGGCAAGTGA
- a CDS encoding 5-carboxymethyl-2-hydroxymuconate Delta-isomerase: MPHIIIDYSANLENSVDMPALCDLLRRTGIETGVFPMAGIRVRAIRADHVSIADGNPHHGYIDISIRLRGGRTFEAKKAATEKLFAAAKSFLDPVIATRPVALSMEMRDIDPELSPKLNTIRDHLKDG; encoded by the coding sequence GTGCCGCACATCATAATCGACTATTCGGCGAATCTGGAGAATTCGGTCGACATGCCCGCGCTATGCGATCTTCTCCGCAGGACAGGCATCGAGACGGGCGTGTTTCCGATGGCTGGCATTCGTGTCCGCGCGATTCGCGCCGACCACGTGTCGATTGCCGACGGCAATCCGCACCACGGCTATATCGACATATCGATACGCCTGCGCGGTGGCCGCACCTTCGAGGCGAAGAAGGCCGCTACGGAAAAGCTGTTCGCCGCGGCGAAATCCTTTCTCGATCCGGTGATCGCCACCCGCCCGGTGGCCCTGTCGATGGAGATGCGCGACATTGACCCGGAACTGAGTCCGAAACTGAACACCATCAGGGACCATCTGAAGGACGGCTGA
- the hpaR gene encoding homoprotocatechuate degradation operon regulator HpaR → MEKTEKTAGRESAAKVGLATARSLPIALLRARERVMGPIRAMLADAGVTEQQWRVLRVLDENGAMDPTEIAERSCLLLPSLTRILQALSEKGYVNRTPHPTDGRRLQITITSAGHDFIASNMAEAERITARLRDHLGADKLDTLLDLLNELDGLRL, encoded by the coding sequence ATGGAGAAAACGGAAAAGACCGCTGGACGGGAGAGCGCAGCAAAAGTCGGCCTCGCGACTGCCCGATCGCTGCCGATCGCGCTCCTGCGCGCCCGCGAGCGCGTGATGGGACCGATCCGCGCCATGCTCGCCGATGCCGGCGTGACCGAGCAGCAGTGGCGCGTGCTCCGCGTGCTCGACGAGAATGGCGCGATGGACCCGACGGAGATCGCGGAGCGGTCCTGTCTGCTGCTGCCGAGCCTGACGCGGATCCTGCAGGCGCTTTCGGAGAAGGGCTATGTCAACCGTACGCCGCATCCGACAGACGGGCGCCGCCTCCAGATCACCATCACGTCCGCAGGTCACGATTTCATCGCCTCCAACATGGCGGAGGCGGAACGCATCACCGCGCGGCTACGCGACCATCTCGGTGCGGACAAGCTGGACACGCTGCTCGATCTTCTGAACGAGCTTGACGGCCTGCGCCTGTAA
- a CDS encoding DUF2783 domain-containing protein — protein sequence MAKLETRPNIAAPDDFYADLLAAHEGLDKEESDAFNARLILILANHIGDRETLREALEAARSR from the coding sequence ATGGCAAAGCTGGAAACCAGGCCGAACATCGCCGCACCCGACGATTTCTATGCCGACCTTCTGGCCGCGCACGAGGGGTTGGACAAGGAGGAGAGCGACGCCTTCAACGCCCGCCTCATTCTCATCCTGGCCAACCATATCGGCGATCGCGAGACGCTGCGCGAGGCGCTGGAGGCCGCCCGGTCCCGCTGA